One window of the Spea bombifrons isolate aSpeBom1 chromosome 8, aSpeBom1.2.pri, whole genome shotgun sequence genome contains the following:
- the LOC128503459 gene encoding tumor necrosis factor ligand superfamily member 10-like — MSNKGTQQYYRTESSDSAASMLRAGREEGGTDTDTKGRERRECNPFWLPGAIGLILVLQIACTTGLFVYFSVSVSKIKVETQGMSEELRCLQIINTMGRVSDNVEFDPDEFSLKESCQKLVNSIKSYVTQVTESAMQRTKMIDNRMKNITYGLDTLPDSGFNIKTSAHLTLRTNSYSGEKTLENEKFRIPYQSCHFPVKQWDSNGPLSHVQNMIYRNGHLNILQDGKYYIYSQIYFRYPHNEESSTSSIIGHQLVQCINKKTSYVEPILLLKGIGTKCWSPDAEYGLHSIHHGGVFELRSGDELFVSVSSLNMVNADGASSFFGAFMLDM; from the exons ATGTCTAACAAAGGCACACAGCAGTATTATCGAACAGAAAGCAGCGACTCTGCAGCTAGCATGCTCCGGGCAGGTAGGGAGGAGGGTGGCACAGACACGGACACAAAGGGTCGTGAGAGAAGAGAGTGCAACCCCTTTTGGCTGCCGGGGGCAATCGGACTGATTTTGGTTTTGCAGATAGCCTGTACCACTGGGCTGTTTGTGTACTTCTCAGTGTCCGTCTCTAAG ATAAAAGTTGAAACGCAGGGTATGTCAGAAGAGCTACGTTGTCTTCAAATTATCAACACAATGGGCCGAGTGTCTGATAATGTGGAGTTTGACCCAGATGAATTCTCACTAAAGGAATCCTGTCAGAAGTTGGTCAATAGTATCAAGTCATACGTAACTCAG GTAACAGAGAGTGCAATGCAAAGAACAAAAATGATAG ACAACAGAATGAAGAATATCACATATGGCTTAGATACATTACCTGACAGCGgatttaatattaaaacatcAGCTCATCTCACACTAAGAACCAATTCTTATTCAG gtgagaaaacacttgaaaatgaaaaatttagaaTTCCTTACCAGTCCTGTCACTTCCCTGTAAAACAGTGGGATTCTAATGGTCCCTTGTCTCATGTGCAGAACATGATTTATCGGAATGGGCATCTCAATATACTTCAAGATGGGAAATACTATATTTATTCCCAAATCTATTTTCGATATCCTCATAATGAGGAATCTAGCACCTCGTCCATTATAGGCCACCAGCTGGTACAGTGCATAAATAAGAAGACATCCTATGTTGAACCCATTTTGCTTCTTAAAGGCATTGGTACAAAGTGCTGGTCTCCAGATGCAGAGTATGGACTCCATTCCATTCACCATGGAGGTGTTTTTGAGCTGAGATCTGGAGATGAGTTATTTGTCTCAGTCTCTTCTTTAAATATGGTCAATGCAGATGGTGCATCTAGCTTCTTTGGAGCTTTCATGCTCGATATGTGA